The segment AAACATTCAGGAACAGTAGTTGGTTCATTCCAGCCGTCCATACGTTGAGGCAGGTGACCCTGATATCAAACACAAAAAATTAGACTGATACTAGGTTGTGAATcagatatattaaataaaaaaacaaacttacAGGCATTAAGGAAATGTCTAGTTTCTTCAAGTTAGAAGATGCATTGAGCAGCCGGACAAGTTGATTGGAGGAATGCTCCATGCATGTACATAACTCCAGATGTTCAAGCTGGTTGAACACAAAACCTTCATCAAGCATAGCCTGCACACACACACAGTATAACAAAATTACTGACAAAAAtgattttacataaaaataagtTGATAGAAAATGATTACCTTTGAACATATTGAAAGACGCTTGACAGATGTGAGTGGCCCAATAAGATTCTTCATATAAGGACCATCAACATCAATATATGCCTCGATCAGGTTAGGCATATTCTCGAGCAGACAGTAGTGTTGTCTATAATCCATAAGTTTGAAATACTTTAACGCAGGAGCTCCTAGTACAAACCCATCTATACGATGATCATAGCGGATAGAGAGTGACAAACTCTGCAATGACGGAACAATAGCTATTAAATATCTCGGGGAATCATCCACACGTAAATCCAACACTAGATCTTCAAGAACTGGGCACTTTGATAGAAGCAGTGGAAGAGTATGGTCACTCAAGTATCTCAGGCCTTGAAGTTTCAGAGTTTTGAGAGTGGGAAGAGACACCATATTAGGATTAACATCCAAGAGGAACCTGCCATCGAGTTTCAAGATCACCAGCGATTTGCAGGTATACAAGTTACTCGGCAAGACGACTGACTGAGCCGGATCAGGCTCATATAGCATCTGAGCCGGATCAGACTCATACACTATCTCCAGCTCACGTACGCAGTGAGAAACAGCTGTTGAAATCCACATGTTGATATTCGCCGGTTTGAAACATGAACAGCCTACTCTAAGGCGAAAGCTTTCTATTATCGGAGCTCTATGTAATGGCAGATTTCTGTCGAGAAAACGCCTTAGCTTATGGCATTCAGAGACTGAACAGATACGAGGAGAGTAATCGAGTTTAGGCAGCCACATCCAAAGATACTTCCACCGTTTCGACAAGATGCTAGTTGATACAGCAACTTTTGTCGGAACAAACACTAGTATCTTAACAAGCAGTTCATCAGGCAAATTACTGATTCTGTCCATCTCTTAAGAAGAGGAGGAAACAAACCCCTATAATGTACTTGTAACTGTCGACAGAATCAATAcacaaaaataattagtaaCAAGCCAAACCAAAGACACAAAGAAAATCTGATGGTAACAGACGAGAATGTGATAATAGAGAAGAGAGTGTCACCTTAGGGAACTGAAATCCAAGTGATCGATGGAAGAGATCGATGATTATGGAGGATGGAGTGAGAGCCCGTGAGTgtgagagagagtgagagaagaggatttttttttttggaacaccaAAAGAAAGAGGATAAAGATGAAATGAAATTGTTTTCTTAGTTAACTTTACCAAATGGTAAATGAAGTAACTTAAGTTACTTAACCAAATAACTAAACCAGAGCAATAAACTCGTTTTATCTACTTGTTGTAAAACGAGGCGGATATTGAAGCCCGTTGACTCGCCGGCTACGCATGGAGAGGAGCCGTGCGAATTTTGTCTAAATCAAGAAAAAGAATCTcaaattttgttgatttttggGTTTCAAACAAATGtgagtttaaaatatttcaatccaaaaaaaaaaaaattcaatccgTTCCAGTTTACgcttttctaaaatttagttatcatataaaaattatttttatttaggttTACTTCCCTTTCAGtttgtatattcttttatttttaatttattcaattttatacaaaaaacatagctacaattatattttatattttccatgtTTCCTTTTATAAGATGTTTTAGTATAAACATACAAATTtagaaaacaattttaattttactaaaattatttgattacagtaaaaataattaaaaataattaatcattattattttgaatatataaaacgaaactttacactaatttttaatattttaatcaattattttaaaattttgtatattcgGCTAATGATACCATGATCTCATAGtctaaaaaaattcaaaacattatacaaattgaaataaaaatattctctaaaacattatataaaaataaacggagagaataatattttgtaaattttagtttataattgaatttaaaagataaaaatgtttttggtATTCAaccttttaattaaattaagtGTTGTTTGCTATTTTATTTACAAGAAACGACGTATATAATAGGGTAATGATGAATCTACAAAAAATcctattttacattaaaaaagTGGTAACGCTCTCTTTCTTGACGATGGCGATGGCGACGGCAAAAAAGTTCTAGGGTTCGATGGTTTCTCGCAGTTGGGATCCGGGGACTTCATGGGTTAAAGGGTTTTCTCATCGGATTTATCATCATTACTCTGAGGTTTCACAAGGGATACGGAAGAGTATCAATGGTTTCCAAAGGACTGATCTTTGCGATCTTGGAGGAGATCTCCAGCAAAAAGGAAAGATCGAGATCGAAGGAGATTGGATTTCATTCGGTGATTGCTTTCGGATCCGTTCAGGGAAAGTCCAATCTACAATATCTCGATCAAATGATCCACACGATATGCTTTTTAATCTGCAAGGGGAGCTGGAGGCAAAGGTGATTAGGgaaaatatgtatacatattctCTGCAACGAGATGGGGAATTGATTGGATTGCTAATCCAAATCAAGATCTCTGGTTTTGAGAGACTGGTGCTctctggtttttgttttttatttgtcttaATAAGCTCTTTGAGCATTTGTTTTTCCTTTGTCTTTGATTTCATGTTGTGTACTGCTCTTATTTTGAGTTTCGTCAGGTTGTGTTATAAGATCTTGACTTGGAATAAAATCAGTTTTCTTGGTTATTGGTACCGCTGTGGATGCGATCTTGGGTCATATTGGTTCTTAGGACTCATCTGGCTAGACTCTAAGCACTTCAACTATTGTCACGTTTTGCCAGATGTAGATAATTTGAAGAAGATAATGTGTTTGGTCTCTTTAAACCAAGCACAGTCACAAACAAGATACATGGTTATGTATTTTTGTCGGAGTGGAATAACGGACGTGTGTTTGGCATATGTAGTGCTGGTAATATATGTGAATTTTGGGGTGATACTATGGTTTGGAAGAAATGGATTCACGTGGCTTACTGGTGGAAACAGGACCACATTGGTTTTATGCTCTTCGCGACTGATGAGCTTAGGGGAGGGGTCCATGATCTTTGGCAAGAGGAGATGTTATTCTGAGTTGCAGATTCTGATTCCAGAACAGGTTTTGTATGTGATGATCCAACAAAGATGGGACACGATAAAGGTTGAGGAGAATTTTAAACTGGTCACAGAAAGGTCTTACGGGCTCTCAGGTTTCTGGGTAATTATTCTTTTAGATGTTGTTATAATTGGATGGAATCAACGCGGtggtttttatcaaataagGGTCGAATATATTCTATATTACGAACGTCAGTGGTGTAGAAAGCACAGTGATCTACGGTCGGTTTCTTATGGCTTTATAAACAATATTTGGAATTCACATGTGGGTTTCACAAAACGTTCCACGTTTGGTATCATTGGTATTTTTTGGTGGGCTTATGGAAAAGTATACATTCTTACGAGATGGatgtttgatattttaatattggtTATGAGGATGTGGGAGATAGTTTATTCAGAGATGACGCGATGgagattatttttaataaggGAAAGGGGTTTGGATAAAGAATTCTATGTAAATGGCATTATGAGGACAAATGAGCTAATAAGGTCACAGCTGAATTGCTGTAGGTTTCAACGGTTAACATTTTGGAGGTTAGGgagaattatttattattatataagaGCAGGATTGTGCCCGGGAGATCGGGGTCTCTATTGGTTGAACCAAATAGGCTTCGTACTCCTTGATATTGATATTGATCCCATAGCAGCAAAAAGGGTACTACGGTGCACGAAGTTATTAATCTTTATAGGGTTTCTTCATACCCGCTTCTTAGCTCAAACGAGCAtcctaagttttttttatgaAGGTATTAAGTTGGAATTGTAGAGGTATGAGAAGTAAATGGACTATTAGTTATCTTCGGGAGATATGGCATCAACACAAACCAGATTTTCTATTCTTATCAGAAACAAAACAGGACTTTGCCTTTGTTCAAGGATTTCAATCACATTTTGGATATGATAATCTAATGACGGTGGATCCAGTTGGAGCAAGTGGAGGGTTGGCATTATATTACAATAATGAGCATCAGGTTAATATTTTATACTCAAGTATCAGGATGATAGATGTGGAGGCAGTGGCATTGGGGAAGAAGGTATTTATGACGTTTGTATATGGGGACCCAGTCCAGAAATTGAGAGATCAAGTTTGGGAAAGATTAACAAGATATGGCATTTCTAGAGACGATCCATGGTTTATTATTGGTGATCTAAATGAGATCACTGGAAACCATGAGAAAGAAGGAGGACCATTACGAGGCGCAGATTCTTTCGTATCGTTTAATAATATGATTCGTAATAGTGGACTCCTGGAATTTCCGGTGCAGGGAAATAAATTATCCTGGCAAGGAAGACGAAAAGTAAATGGTAAAGCAACAATATTCGGTGTCGACTGGATCGTGCCCTAGCTAACGAGGAATGGCATTCAATGTTTCCAAAATCGTAtacagaatatttaaaattggtGGGCTCGGATCATAGACCGGTAGTGGCATACCTAAAAGATAAAGTCACTAAACGTAAGGGACAGTTTCGGTTTGACAAACGATGGATTGGACAGGAAGGTTTCCTGGAATCCATTGCCAGAGGATGGACAAGAGAAATGAGGAACCCAGAAGGGAATAGGGGAGATGTTGTGTCTAAGATTACCAATTGCCGACATGAGATCTCTAACTGGCGCAAAAATAATCCTCCGTATGGAAAAGAGAAAATAGCAGAATTACAAAAGGCTTTGGAGGAAGTGCAAACAGATGATAATAGATCTCAAGAGGATATTCTGGAAGTGTCTAGGAAACTACAAGAGGCTTATAAGGACGAAGAGGACTACTGGCAACAGAAAAGTAGAAAAACATGGAATACGGCAGGAGACCTTGGTACAAAGTTTTTCCATGCTTTAACGAAACAGAGACGGGCGCGTAACCGTATAGTGGGTTTATATGATACTAATGGGACCTGGGTGGTTGAGGACCAAGGAATCGAGAAGGTCGCTGTGGATTATTTTGATGATCTTTTTGGTACTACGTCGCCTACGGAATTTGATGATTTCTTAGATGAAATTAAACCATCTATCTCTCAGCAAATGAATCAGCGACTATTACAGCTTGCCACAGAGGAAGAGGTACGACAAGCTTTGTTTATGATGCATCCGGAGAAGGCACCGGGGCCGGATGGTATGACGGCACTTTTCTTCCAACACTCTTGGCACATTATTAAAAAGGATATCCTGGAATTGGTCAACAATTTTCTGACCACTGGAAAGATGGATGAGCGTTTAAACATTACGAATATATGCTTGATTCCCAAGACGGAAAGACCGACAAGGATGACAGAGCTTAGACCAATAAGCCTCTGTAATGTaggatataaaattatttcaaaggTGTTGTGTCAACGGCTTAAGGCTTGCCTTCCTGCTCTAATCTCGGAAACACAATCGGCTTTTATGGCTGGGAGATTGATTTCAGACAATATTCTAATTGCACAAGAGATGTTCCATGGGCTGAGGACGAATAAGGCTTGCCAAAATAAGTTTATGGCTAtaaaaac is part of the Raphanus sativus cultivar WK10039 chromosome 5, ASM80110v3, whole genome shotgun sequence genome and harbors:
- the LOC108859751 gene encoding FBD-associated F-box protein At4g10400, which codes for MDRISNLPDELLVKILVFVPTKVAVSTSILSKRWKYLWMWLPKLDYSPRICSVSECHKLRRFLDRNLPLHRAPIIESFRLRVGCSCFKPANINMWISTAVSHCVRELEIVYESDPAQMLYEPDPAQSVVLPSNLYTCKSLVILKLDGRFLLDVNPNMVSLPTLKTLKLQGLRYLSDHTLPLLLSKCPVLEDLVLDLRVDDSPRYLIAIVPSLQSLSLSIRYDHRIDGFVLGAPALKYFKLMDYRQHYCLLENMPNLIEAYIDVDGPYMKNLIGPLTSVKRLSICSKAMLDEGFVFNQLEHLELCTCMEHSSNQLVRLLNASSNLKKLDISLMPGHLPQRMDGWNEPTTVPECLLSSLQTLNWSEYTREPQKRDIVVYVLKHALHLKTATIKSSAFGVPKSEMLKELEFSSRASAACQLMFE